The following coding sequences are from one Lemur catta isolate mLemCat1 chromosome 16, mLemCat1.pri, whole genome shotgun sequence window:
- the SERPINB5 gene encoding serpin B5, which translates to MDALQLANSAFAVDLFKQLCEKEPVGNVLFSPICLSTSLSLAQVGAKGDTASEIGQVLHFENIKDVHFGFQTVTSDVNKLSSFYSLKLIKRLYVDKSLNPSTEFISSTKRPYAKELETVDFKDKLEETKSQINNSIKDLTDGHFENILADNSVNDQTKILMVNAAYFVGKWMKKFPESETKECPFRVNKTDTKPVQMMNLEATFCLGNIDSINSKIIELPFQNKHLSMLILLPKDVEDESTGLEKIEKQLNSESLLQWTNPSTMANAKVKLSIPKFKVERNIDPKASLENLGLKNIFNETTSDFSGMSETKGVALSNVVHRVCLEITEDGGDSIEVPGSRILQHKDEFNADHPFIYLIRHNKTRNIVFFGKFCSP; encoded by the exons ATGGATGCCCTGCAACTGGCAAATTCAGCGTTTGCTGTTGATCTCTTTAAACAACTGTGTGAAAAGGAGCCAGTGGGCAACGTCCTCTTCTCTCCAATCTGTCTCTCCACCTCTCTGTCACTTGCTCAAGTAGGTGCCAAAGGTGACACAGCAAGTGAAATTGGACAG gttcttcattttgaaaatatcaaagatgTGCACTTTGGATTTCAAACAGTAACATCGGATGTAAACAAACTTAGTTCCTTTTACTCATTGAAACTAATCAAGCGGCTCTATGTAGACAAATCTCTGAATCCTTCAACA GAGTTCATCAGCTCTACTAAGAGACCCTATGCAAAAGAATTGGAAACTGTTGACTTCAAAGATAAATTGGAAGAAACGAAAAGTCAGATCAACAACTCAATTAAGGATCTCACAGATG GCCACTTTGAGAACATTTTAGCTGACAACAGTGTGAATGACCAGACCAAAATCCTCATGGTTAATGCTGCCTACTTTGTTGGAAAGTGGATGAAGAAATTTCCTgaatcagaaacaaaagaatgCCCTTTCAGAGTCAACAAG ACGGACACCAAACCAGTGCAAATGATGAATCTGGAGGCCACGTTCTGCCTGGGCAACATCGACAGTATCAATTCTAAGATCATAGAGCTTCCCTTTCAAAATAAGCATCTCAGCATGCTCATCCTACTACCCAAGGATGTGGAGGATGAGTCGACGGGCTTGGAGAAG ATTGAAAAACAACTCAACTCAGAGTCGCTGTTGCAGTGGACCAATCCCAGCACCATGGCCAACGCCAAAGTCAAACTCTCCATTCCAAAGTTTAAGGTGGAAAGGAATATTGATCCCAAGGCTAGTCTGGAAAACCTAGGgctgaaaaatatctttaatgaaACAACATCTGATTTCTCTGGAATGTCAGAGACCAAGGGAGTGGCCCTATCAAATGTTGTTCACAGAGTGTGCTTAGAAATAACCGAAGATGGTGGGGATTCCATTGAAGTGCCAGGGTCACGAATCCTGCAGCACAAGGATGAATTCAATGCCGACCACCCATTTATTTACCTCATTAGGCACAACAAAACTCGGAACATTGTGTTCTTTGGCAAATTCTGTTCTCCTTAA